CGCGCGGTTGTTCGACTACTTCGGCGAAAAGCGCCGGCTGGAGTTTCGCTGGGAGATGTTCAATATCTTCAACACTGCCCAGTTCGGCCTTCCGGAACGAAATAGGTCCAGCAGCGGCGTGGGCCGGATTTCGTCGCTGTCCGGTGACCCGCGCGTAATGCAGTTCGCCTTGAAGTTTTACTACTAGCCGTTTTCTGGTGCCTTGAGGCCATTCGGGCCGGAGCCAACGGAAACGACCTGTCCTTGTTCGCATTTCTTCCTTTTCGAAAGCAACCGAACGCGGGAGAGTTCCAGCTTCTTCCGGTGCCCCGACCCAACCGGTTCCCGGGACAGCCATGCCATGCGGTACATCCTAAGCATCGACCAAGGAACGACTAGCTGCCGGGCATTCGTTTTTGACGAATCGGGGAAAGCGGTCGCCTCGGCGCAGCGGGAATTCGCTCAACACTATCCCCAACCCGGCTGGGTGGAGCATTCCGCCACGGAAATCTTCCAGACGCAATACCAAGTCTGCTGTGACGCGTTGGCGCGAGCAGCCGTCCCCAGCGAGCAGATCGCGGCATTGGGCATCACCAACCAACGGGAGACTGTCGTTGTCTGGGATCGGGCTACGGGCGAGCCGATCACCAACGCCATTGTCTGGCAGTGTCGCCGAACGGCTCCGCTGTGCGAAGAGTGGAAACAGCGCGGCTGGGAAGAGGATATCCGGGCCCGAACCGGGCTGCTGCTCGATCCCTATTTTTCCGGCACGAAGCTCCGCTGGATTCTGGACAACGTGCCAGGAGCTCGGCGGGCCGCTGAGCGCGGCGAGTTAGCTGCAGGCACAATTGATTCTTGGTTGTTGTGGAAACTGACCGGCGGTGCCGTCCACGCCACGGATGTGAGCAATGCCAGTCGCACCATGCTGCTGAACCTGGACCGCGGCGAATGGGACACCGAACTGCTGCGTTTGTTCGATATTCCGCAGGCATTGTTGCCACGCGTCTTGCCTTCGGCCACCTGCTACGGGGAAACGCAGGAAGCTTGGTTTGGACGCAGGCTACCCATTTTGGCCCTGGTAGGAGATCAGCAAGCGGCGTTGTTCGGGCAAGCTTGTTGGCGGCCCGGCATGGTCAAGAGCACCTACGGCACTGGCAGCTTCGTGCTCCTCCATACGGGAGAAAAGCCGCTGCGGGGCCGCGGGCGCCTGCTGAGCACTGTGGCCTGGAAGCGCGGTGAGAATCCTACCGAGTACGCCCTGGAGGGCAGTGTCTTCGTCGCCGGTGCGGCTCTGCAATGGCTGCGCGATGGACTCGGAGTGCTGGAATCAGCGGACCAATCCGAAGCCTTGGCCAGCTCAGTGGCCGACTCCGGAGGCATCTATTTTGTGCCTGCATTTGTGGGCTTGGGGGCTCCCCACTGGGATCCATCAGCGCG
This genomic interval from Candidatus Acidiferrales bacterium contains the following:
- the glpK gene encoding glycerol kinase GlpK, yielding MRYILSIDQGTTSCRAFVFDESGKAVASAQREFAQHYPQPGWVEHSATEIFQTQYQVCCDALARAAVPSEQIAALGITNQRETVVVWDRATGEPITNAIVWQCRRTAPLCEEWKQRGWEEDIRARTGLLLDPYFSGTKLRWILDNVPGARRAAERGELAAGTIDSWLLWKLTGGAVHATDVSNASRTMLLNLDRGEWDTELLRLFDIPQALLPRVLPSATCYGETQEAWFGRRLPILALVGDQQAALFGQACWRPGMVKSTYGTGSFVLLHTGEKPLRGRGRLLSTVAWKRGENPTEYALEGSVFVAGAALQWLRDGLGVLESADQSEALASSVADSGGIYFVPAFVGLGAPHWDPSARGLIVGVTRGTRREHLVRAALEAVAFQTQDLLTEMTADSPVQVRELRVDGGMAANNFLLQFQADCLGLPVIRPCQTETTALGAAFLAGLEAGVWRGLDEIEQLWSPDRVFEPAQNRAYAETAYAGWKKAVQLARSWSSQAC